A single Agromyces sp. CF514 DNA region contains:
- a CDS encoding helix-turn-helix domain-containing protein, producing the protein MSAVAPSLQRCSIARTLDVLGQKWSLLIVREALWGRTRFAEFRERLGIAPDILTDRLGRLVEAGVLERRPYRDAGEREREEYVLTEAGHALVPVLAAMVDWGDEFRPTGFGPAAVYASRSTGEPLQLAFVDAEGVRHDLDDVVPTRGPGALA; encoded by the coding sequence ATGTCCGCCGTCGCCCCCTCCCTGCAGCGCTGCTCCATCGCGCGCACCCTCGACGTGCTCGGCCAGAAGTGGTCGTTGCTCATCGTGCGCGAGGCGCTCTGGGGGCGCACGAGATTCGCGGAGTTCCGCGAGCGGCTCGGCATCGCACCCGACATCCTCACCGACCGCCTCGGGCGCCTGGTCGAGGCCGGCGTGCTCGAGCGACGCCCGTACCGCGACGCGGGCGAGCGCGAACGCGAGGAGTACGTGCTGACCGAGGCCGGACACGCCCTCGTGCCCGTGCTCGCCGCGATGGTCGACTGGGGCGACGAGTTCCGCCCGACCGGGTTCGGGCCCGCCGCCGTCTACGCCTCGCGCTCGACCGGCGAACCGCTGCAGCTCGCCTTCGTCGACGCCGAAGGCGTGCGGCACGACCTCGACGACGTCGTCCCGACGCGGGGGCCGGGCGCGCTCGCCTGA
- a CDS encoding MFS transporter, giving the protein MSLGRRASFFTAASVAGLALWASGAPTVVYPLYAAEWSVPPTVTTAIFAVYPLVLVPVLIVFGNLSDTIGRRAVMLMGLAAVAAGAIAFALAPDLASIFVGRALMGVGVGLSLSPATAAMVEFGGADGASRAASATTASTASGLALSTILGGFLVQYAPAPMHLSFWVLVGVTAVVAAFVWALPRPVRDPANGSWRPRPPRMPRAERRPFVAGTLGIAAAYAMGAIFLALGAQIARDLVRTTDAFVDGAVIALSAISIGVVALLARRMPPRLAVTIGPALAAAGLGLLVYAGVAHSLPAFIAASLVAGGGYSLMFSGGLGLVTTTAPAHERAAVISAAYVVGYLVQALAAFGLGALATAYGLQPALEVGAPLILAIGLASFAVANLGRRRADSGAPSAPVAAAASAASSPLPLTRPTPEGTPS; this is encoded by the coding sequence ATGAGCCTGGGCAGACGAGCGAGCTTCTTCACCGCGGCATCCGTCGCCGGCCTCGCACTCTGGGCCAGCGGGGCGCCCACGGTGGTCTATCCGCTCTACGCCGCCGAGTGGTCCGTGCCGCCCACGGTCACCACGGCGATCTTCGCGGTCTACCCGCTCGTGCTCGTGCCCGTGCTCATCGTCTTCGGCAACCTGTCCGACACGATCGGCCGCCGGGCCGTCATGCTCATGGGGCTCGCCGCGGTCGCGGCGGGAGCGATCGCGTTCGCCCTCGCGCCCGACCTCGCCTCGATCTTCGTCGGGCGGGCGCTCATGGGCGTCGGCGTCGGCCTCTCGCTCAGCCCCGCGACTGCGGCGATGGTCGAGTTCGGCGGTGCCGACGGTGCGAGTCGCGCCGCCTCGGCCACGACCGCGTCGACTGCGTCGGGCCTCGCCCTGTCGACGATCCTCGGCGGGTTCCTCGTGCAGTACGCGCCCGCACCGATGCACCTGAGCTTCTGGGTGCTCGTGGGCGTCACCGCCGTGGTCGCGGCCTTCGTCTGGGCGCTGCCCCGCCCTGTCCGCGACCCGGCGAACGGATCGTGGCGACCGCGCCCCCCTCGCATGCCGCGGGCCGAGCGGCGACCGTTCGTCGCTGGCACCCTCGGCATCGCCGCCGCCTACGCCATGGGCGCGATCTTCCTCGCGCTCGGCGCCCAGATCGCGCGCGACCTCGTGCGTACGACCGATGCGTTCGTCGACGGCGCCGTCATCGCGCTCTCGGCGATCAGCATCGGGGTCGTCGCGCTCCTCGCCAGACGGATGCCGCCGCGCCTCGCCGTGACCATCGGACCCGCCCTCGCGGCCGCCGGCCTCGGCCTGCTCGTGTACGCGGGCGTCGCGCACTCGCTGCCCGCGTTCATCGCCGCCTCGCTCGTCGCCGGCGGCGGGTACAGCCTCATGTTCTCGGGCGGACTCGGGCTCGTCACGACCACCGCCCCCGCGCACGAACGCGCCGCGGTGATCTCCGCCGCCTACGTCGTCGGATACCTGGTGCAGGCGCTCGCCGCCTTCGGCCTCGGCGCGCTCGCCACGGCATACGGACTGCAACCCGCGCTCGAGGTCGGAGCGCCGCTCATCCTCGCGATCGGACTCGCCTCGTTCGCCGTCGCGAACCTGGGCCGTCGGCGCGCGGATTCGGGCGCACCCTCGGCTCCCGTCGCGGCTGCGGCATCCGCTGCGTCGTCACCGCTCCCGCTCACCCGCCCCACCCCGGAAGGAACCCCATCATGA
- a CDS encoding SDR family oxidoreductase: MTLIDGSTLLITGANGGLGTEFVRQALDRGAQRVYAAARTPKDWADARVVPLALDVTDAAAVASLADLAPDVSIVVNNAGISLPGPTLAAPMDGVRAIFETNVFGPLAIVQQLAPVLAANGGGAVIDVHSALSWHAGGNVYSATKAALWSLTNSLRLELAGQGTQVLGAHLGYTDTPMTAGLDVPKERPADIVAAIYDGLEAGDHEVLADQTSRALKAALSAPLEQLYPELRAQGASRAG; encoded by the coding sequence ATGACCCTCATCGACGGCAGCACGCTGCTCATCACCGGTGCGAACGGCGGACTCGGCACCGAGTTCGTACGCCAGGCACTCGATCGCGGCGCACAGCGCGTGTACGCCGCCGCCCGCACGCCGAAGGACTGGGCCGATGCCCGCGTCGTGCCGCTCGCGCTCGACGTGACGGATGCCGCCGCCGTCGCATCGCTGGCGGACCTCGCGCCCGATGTCTCCATCGTCGTGAACAATGCGGGCATCAGTCTGCCCGGGCCCACGCTCGCCGCGCCGATGGACGGCGTGCGCGCCATCTTCGAGACGAACGTGTTCGGCCCCCTCGCGATCGTGCAGCAGCTCGCCCCGGTGCTCGCCGCGAACGGCGGAGGAGCCGTGATCGACGTCCATTCCGCACTGAGCTGGCACGCTGGCGGCAATGTCTACAGCGCGACCAAGGCAGCCCTCTGGTCGCTCACCAACTCGCTTCGGCTCGAGCTCGCGGGGCAGGGCACGCAGGTGCTCGGCGCGCACCTCGGCTACACCGACACCCCCATGACCGCGGGGCTCGACGTGCCCAAGGAGCGCCCGGCGGACATCGTCGCAGCGATCTACGACGGACTCGAGGCGGGCGATCACGAGGTGCTCGCCGATCAGACGAGCCGGGCGCTGAAGGCCGCGCTCTCGGCGCCGCTCGAGCAGCTGTACCCCGAGCTGCGCGCGCAGGGGGCGTCGCGCGCCGGCTGA